One window from the genome of Phalacrocorax aristotelis chromosome 28, bGulAri2.1, whole genome shotgun sequence encodes:
- the PNPLA6 gene encoding patatin-like phospholipase domain-containing protein 6 isoform X1 gives MGQSESEPQEEAEDASLTAVLPKLFAEEQLPTGAVLGVMLGLGLFTVIIAAAIVVLVRRLRLKKIPTQGTPKYRFRKRDKMLFYGRKIMRKVSQSTSSLVDTTISSTSRPRMKKKLKMLNIAKKFLRIQKELPTLQLKEPPPSVLEADLTEFDVANSHLPSEVLYMLKNVRVLGHFEKPLFLELCKHMVFQQCQQGDYVFRPGQPDTSIYVLQDGKLELFLTEPDGKETVMKEVFPGDSVHSLLSILDVITGHQRPYRTVCARAAEDSTVLRLPVEAFSAVFEKYPESLVRVVQIIMVRLQRVTFLALHNYLGLTNELFSHDMQPLRLFPQPGHAARTSPVRHGKRGLSGADEGREPGKSREGGVRGLPPTHSPPSSHTRHPAGLGCGCSGWSYPTADPLKAGGLETPAVPPPPLSRCISMPVDISGIQRGPRSDFDMAYERGRISVSLQEDSTGALAAFSRSVSHEPKERKSVTVEEQPSGVYHYNYCEDDSAAGDCPFGPYQGRQTSAIFEAAKRELVKLMKVEDPSLLNNRVLLHHAKAGTVIARQGDQDVSLHFVLWGCLHVYQRMIDKAEDVCLFLTQPGEMVGQLAVLTGEPLIFTIKANRDCTFLKISKSDFYEIMREQPSVVLSVAHTVAARMSPFVRQMDFAIDWMAVEAGRALYRQGDKSDCTYIALNGRLRSVIQKGSGKKELIGEYGRGDLIGVVEALTRQPRATTVHAVRDTELAKLPEGTLNNIKRRYPQVVTRLIHLLSQKILGNLQQLRGPFASSGLGMASSSEPTNPTSNLSTVAVLPVCDDVPTAAFTLELKHALNAIGPTLLLTSDIIRARLGSSALDSIQEYRLSGWLAQQEDIHRIVLYQTDCTLTPWTVRCIRQADCILIVGLGDQEPALGELEQMLENTAVRALKQLVLLHREDGPSPSRTVEWLNMRSWCSGHLHIRCPRRVFSRRSPTKLREMYEKVFEKSADRHSDFSRLARVLTGNTIALVLGGGGARGCSHIGVIKAMEESGIPIDMVGGTSIGAFIGALYAEERSAVRTKQRAREWAKCMNSVFETVLDLTYPITSMFSGSAFNASINKVFQDKQIEDLWLPYFNVTTDITASAMRVHTDGSLWRYVRASASYTPYLPPLCDPKDSHWLVDGCYVNNVPGSLWRYVRASMTLSGYLPPLCDPKDGNLLMDGGYINNLPADIARNMGAKTVIAIDVGSQDETDLCNYGDSLSGWWLLWKRLNPWAEKVKVPDMAEIQSRLAYVSCVRQLEVVKSSSYCEYIRPPIDCFKTMDFGKFDEIYDVGYQHGKVVFDGWSRGDIIEKMVKDRRSADFYESKRMDVLTCPSAGFTDLAEIVSRIEPAKPYLSDGYADEESDYLTEYEDEGLEPAQGEEDAFAPSEWASASTLDAEEEKSLRHRPSPARDPSAPHP, from the exons GTTCTGGGGGTGATGCTCGGCCTCGGCCTCTTCACCGTCATCATCGCCGCCGCCATCGTGGTCCTGGTCCGCCGTCTGCGCCTTAAGA AAATACCCACGCAGGGGACGCCGAAATACCGCTTCCGAAAACGGGACAAGATGCTCTTCTACGGCCGCAAGATCATGCGCAAG GTCTCCCAATCCACCTCCTCCTTGGTGGACACCACCATTTCCAGCACCTCACGTCCCCGGATGAAAAAGAAACTCAAGATGCTCAACATCGCCAAAAA GTTCCTGCGCATCCAGAAGGAGCTGCCCACGCTGCAGCTGAAGGAGCCGCCGCCTTCGGTGCTGGAAGCCGACTTGACCGAATTCGACGTAGCCAATTCCCATCTGCCCTCCGAGGTTCTCTACATGCTCAAAAATGTTCG ggtgctgggccactTCGAGAAGCCGTTGTTCCTGGAGCTTTGCAAGCACATGGTTTTCCAGCAGTGCCAACAAGGTGACTACGTTTTCCGTCCCGGCCAGCCCGACACCAGCATCTACGTGCTGCAGGATGGCAAGTTGGAGCTCTTCCTCACCGAACCG GATGGGAAGGAGACGGTGATGAAGGAGGTTTTCCCTGGGGACAGCGTGCACAGCCTGCTCAGCATCCTGGATGTCATCACG GGCCACCAGCGACCATACCGGACGGTGTGTGCCCGGGCAGCCGAGGACTCCACCGTGCTCCGGCTGCCGGTCGAAGCCTTCTCTGCCGTCTTCGAGAAGTACCCCGAGAGTTTGGTGCGCGTGGTGCAG ATCATCATGGTGCGCCTACAGCGTGTCACCTTCTTGGCTTTGCACAACTACCTTGGGTTGACGAACGAGCTCTTCAGCCAT GACATGCAACCCCTACGGCTCTTCCCGCAACCCGGCCACGCCGCCCGCACCAGCCCCGTCCGTCACGGCAAGCGGGGGCTCAGCGGTGCCGATGAGGGCAGGGAGCCGGGTAAGAGCCGGGAAGGGGGTGTGCGGGGACTCCCCCCCACCCACTCCCCCCCGTCATCCCACACCCGCCACCCTGCGGGGCTCGGCTGTGGGTGCTCAGGGTGGTCTTATCCCACAGCCGACCCGCTGAAAGCCGGAGGCCTGGAGACCCCCGCGGTGCCACCGCCACCCTTGAGCCGCTGCATCTCCATGCCGGTGGACATCTCCG GCATCCAGAGGGGTCCCCGTTCCGACTTCGACATGGCCTACGAGCGTGGCCGCATCTCGGTGTCACTGCAGGAGGACAGCACCGGCGCCTTGGCCGCCTTCTCCAGG TCCGTCTCGCACGAGCCCAAGGAGCGCAAGTCGGTGACGGTGGAGGAGCAACCGTCTGGTGTCTACCACTACAACTACTGCGAGGATGATTCGGCAGCCGGCGACTGTCCCTTCGGACCCTACCAGGGCCGCCAGACCAGCGCCATCTTCGAGGCTGCCAAGCGGGAGCTGGTCAAGCTCATGAAGGTGGAG GACCCTTCTCTCCTCAACAACCGTGTCTTGCTCCACCACGCCAAAGCCGGGACAGTCATTGCCCGACAAGGGGACCAG GACGTGAGCCTCCACTTcgtgctgtggggctgcttacACGTGTACCAGCGGATGATCGACAAGGCGGAGGACGTCTGCCTCTTCTTGACGCAGCCGGGCGAGATGGTGGGACAGTTGGCCGTCCTCACCGGCGAGCCCCTCATCTTCACCATCAAGGCCAACCGTGACTGCACCTTCCTCAAGATTTCCAAGTCGGACTTCTACGA GATCATGCGGGAGCAGCCCAGCGTGGTGCTGAGCGTCGCCCACACCGTGGCTGCCCGTATGTCACCCTTCGTGCGCCAGATGGACTTCGCCATCGACTGGATGGCCGTGGAGGCCGGCCGGGCGCTCTACAG GCAAGGTGACAAGTCAGACTGCACCTACATCGCGCTCAACGGGCGTCTCCGCTCCGTCATCCAGAAGGGCAGTGGCAAGAAGGAGCTCATCGGGGAGTACGGCCGCGGGGACCTCATCGGCGTG GTGGAAGCCCTCACCCGGCAGCCCCGTGCCACCACGGTCCACGCGGTCCGGGACACGGAGCTGGCCAAGTTGCCTGAGGGCACCTTGAACAATATCAAGCGCAGATACCCCCAG GTTGTCACCCGCCTCATCCACCTCCTGAGCCAGAAGATCTTGGGAAACCTTCAGCAGCTCCGCGGGCCTTTTGCAA GCTCCGGCTTGGGCATGGCCTCCAGCTCAGAGCCCACCAACCCCACCAGCAACCTGTCGACGGTGGCGGTGCTGCCGGTGTGCGATGACGTGCCCACGGCTGCCTTCACGCTGGAGCTCAAGCATGCGCTCAACGCCATCG GTCCCACGCTGCTCCTCACCAGCGACATCATCCGTGCCCGTCTCGGCTCCTCAGCGCTGGACAG CATCCAGGAGTACCGCCTGTCGGGGTGGCTGGCGCAGCAGGAGGACATCCACCGCATCGTCCTGTACCAAACCGACTGCACCCTGACGCCGTGGACCGTGCGCTGCATCCGTCAAGCCGACTGCATCCTCATCGTAGGGTTGGGCGACCAAGAGCCGGCACTGGGAGAG CTGGAGCAGATGCTGGAGAACACGGCGGTGCGTGCGCTGAAGCAGTTGGTCCTCCTACACCGCGAGGATGGTCCCAGCCCATCCCGCACCGTTGAGTGGCTCAACATGCGCAGCTGGTGCTCGGGCCACCTCCACATCAGGTGTCCCCGTCGCGTCTTCTCCCGCCGTAGTCCCACCAAACTG CGGGAGATGTATGAGAAGGTGTTTGAGAAGAGCGCCGACCGGCACAGCGACTTCTCCCGGTTGGCGCGGGTCCTCACCGGCAACACCATCGCCCTTGTCCTGGGTGGCGGCGGAGCCAG GGGTTGCTCCCACATCGGGGTGATCAAGGCGATGGAGGAGTCGGGGATCCCCATTGACATGGTGGGTGGCACCTCCATCGGCGCCTTCATCGGGGCGCTCTACGCCGAGGAGCGCAGCGCCGTCCGCACCAAGCAGCGGGCGCGCGAGTGGGCCAAG tgCATGAATTCAGTGTTCGAGACTGTCCTGGACCTCACCTACCCCATCACCTCCATGTTTTCGGGTTCAGCCTTCAACGCCAGCATCAACAAGGTTTTCCAGGACAAGCAGATTGAG GACCTGTGGCTGCCCTACTTCAACGTCACAACCGACATCACGGCCTCGGCCATGCGGGTGCACACGGATG GCAGCCTTTGGCGCTACGTCCGAGCCAGTGCATCTTATACCCCCTACCTGCCTCCGCTCTGCGACCCCAAGGACAGCCACTGGCTCGTGGACGGCTGCTATGTTAACAATGTCCCAG GCTCGCTCTGGCGGTACGTGCGAGCCAGCATGACCCTTTCTGGGTACCTACCGCCACTCTGCGACCCCAAGGACGGCAACTTACTGATGGACGGTGGTTACATCAACAACCTGCCAG ccgaCATCGCCCGCAACATGGGTGCCAAGACGGTGATCGCCATCGACGTGGGGAGCCAGGATGAGACAGACCTGTGCAACTATGGGGACAGCCTGTCTGGCTGGTGGCTCCTCTGGAAACGTCTCAATCCCTGGGCTGAAAAAGTCAAG GTGCCCGACATGGCAGAGATCCAGTCCCGCCTGGCCTACGTGTCGTGTGTGCGGCAGCTGGAGGTGGTAAAGTCCAGCTCGTACTGCGAGTACATCCGCCCCCCCATCGACTGCTTCAAGACCATGGATTTCGGCAAGTTCGACGAGATCTAC GATGTGGGGTACCAGCACGGCAAGGTGGTCTTCGATGGCTGGAGCCGGGGTGACATCATTGAGAAGATGGTGAAGGACCGGCGTTCGGCTGACTTCTATGAGAGCAAACGCATGGAC GTGCTCACATGCCCCAGCGCCGGCTTCACCGACCTGGCGGAGATCGTGTCCCGCATCGAGCCCGCCAAGCCATACTTGTCTGACGGATACGCGGACG AGGAGTCCGACTACCTCACCGAGTACGAGGACGAGGGGCTGGAGCCAGCGCAGGGCGAGGAGGATGCGTTCGCCCCTTCCGAGTGGGCCAGCGCCAGCACCTTGGATGCT gaggaggagaagagccTGCGGCACCGCCCGAGCCCAGCGCGGGACCCCTCCGCACCCCACCCCTGA
- the PNPLA6 gene encoding patatin-like phospholipase domain-containing protein 6 isoform X7, translated as MGQSESEPQEEAEDASLTAVLPKLFAEEQLPTGAVLGVMLGLGLFTVIIAAAIVVLVRRLRLKKIPTQGTPKYRFRKRDKMLFYGRKIMRKVSQSTSSLVDTTISSTSRPRMKKKLKMLNIAKKFLRIQKELPTLQLKEPPPSVLEADLTEFDVANSHLPSEVLYMLKNVRVLGHFEKPLFLELCKHMVFQQCQQGDYVFRPGQPDTSIYVLQDGKLELFLTEPDGKETVMKEVFPGDSVHSLLSILDVITGHQRPYRTVCARAAEDSTVLRLPVEAFSAVFEKYPESLVRVVQIIMVRLQRVTFLALHNYLGLTNELFSHDMQPLRLFPQPGHAARTSPVRHGKRGLSGADEGREPGKSREGGVRGLPPTHSPPSSHTRHPAGLGCGCSGWSYPTADPLKAGGLETPAVPPPPLSRCISMPVDISGIQRGPRSDFDMAYERGRISVSLQEDSTGALAAFSRSVSHEPKERKSVTVEEQPSGVYHYNYCEDDSAAGDCPFGPYQGRQTSAIFEAAKRELVKLMKVEDPSLLNNRVLLHHAKAGTVIARQGDQDVSLHFVLWGCLHVYQRMIDKAEDVCLFLTQPGEMVGQLAVLTGEPLIFTIKANRDCTFLKISKSDFYEIMREQPSVVLSVAHTVAARMSPFVRQMDFAIDWMAVEAGRALYRQGDKSDCTYIALNGRLRSVIQKGSGKKELIGEYGRGDLIGVVEALTRQPRATTVHAVRDTELAKLPEGTLNNIKRRYPQVVTRLIHLLSQKILGNLQQLRGPFASSGLGMASSSEPTNPTSNLSTVAVLPVCDDVPTAAFTLELKHALNAIGPTLLLTSDIIRARLGSSALDSIQEYRLSGWLAQQEDIHRIVLYQTDCTLTPWTVRCIRQADCILIVGLGDQEPALGELEQMLENTAVRALKQLVLLHREDGPSPSRTVEWLNMRSWCSGHLHIRCPRRVFSRRSPTKLREMYEKVFEKSADRHSDFSRLARVLTGNTIALVLGGGGARGCSHIGVIKAMEESGIPIDMVGGTSIGAFIGALYAEERSAVRTKQRAREWAKCMNSVFETVLDLTYPITSMFSGSAFNASINKVFQDKQIEDLWLPYFNVTTDITASAMRVHTDADIARNMGAKTVIAIDVGSQDETDLCNYGDSLSGWWLLWKRLNPWAEKVKVPDMAEIQSRLAYVSCVRQLEVVKSSSYCEYIRPPIDCFKTMDFGKFDEIYDVGYQHGKVVFDGWSRGDIIEKMVKDRRSADFYESKRMDVLTCPSAGFTDLAEIVSRIEPAKPYLSDGYADEESDYLTEYEDEGLEPAQGEEDAFAPSEWASASTLDAEEEKSLRHRPSPARDPSAPHP; from the exons GTTCTGGGGGTGATGCTCGGCCTCGGCCTCTTCACCGTCATCATCGCCGCCGCCATCGTGGTCCTGGTCCGCCGTCTGCGCCTTAAGA AAATACCCACGCAGGGGACGCCGAAATACCGCTTCCGAAAACGGGACAAGATGCTCTTCTACGGCCGCAAGATCATGCGCAAG GTCTCCCAATCCACCTCCTCCTTGGTGGACACCACCATTTCCAGCACCTCACGTCCCCGGATGAAAAAGAAACTCAAGATGCTCAACATCGCCAAAAA GTTCCTGCGCATCCAGAAGGAGCTGCCCACGCTGCAGCTGAAGGAGCCGCCGCCTTCGGTGCTGGAAGCCGACTTGACCGAATTCGACGTAGCCAATTCCCATCTGCCCTCCGAGGTTCTCTACATGCTCAAAAATGTTCG ggtgctgggccactTCGAGAAGCCGTTGTTCCTGGAGCTTTGCAAGCACATGGTTTTCCAGCAGTGCCAACAAGGTGACTACGTTTTCCGTCCCGGCCAGCCCGACACCAGCATCTACGTGCTGCAGGATGGCAAGTTGGAGCTCTTCCTCACCGAACCG GATGGGAAGGAGACGGTGATGAAGGAGGTTTTCCCTGGGGACAGCGTGCACAGCCTGCTCAGCATCCTGGATGTCATCACG GGCCACCAGCGACCATACCGGACGGTGTGTGCCCGGGCAGCCGAGGACTCCACCGTGCTCCGGCTGCCGGTCGAAGCCTTCTCTGCCGTCTTCGAGAAGTACCCCGAGAGTTTGGTGCGCGTGGTGCAG ATCATCATGGTGCGCCTACAGCGTGTCACCTTCTTGGCTTTGCACAACTACCTTGGGTTGACGAACGAGCTCTTCAGCCAT GACATGCAACCCCTACGGCTCTTCCCGCAACCCGGCCACGCCGCCCGCACCAGCCCCGTCCGTCACGGCAAGCGGGGGCTCAGCGGTGCCGATGAGGGCAGGGAGCCGGGTAAGAGCCGGGAAGGGGGTGTGCGGGGACTCCCCCCCACCCACTCCCCCCCGTCATCCCACACCCGCCACCCTGCGGGGCTCGGCTGTGGGTGCTCAGGGTGGTCTTATCCCACAGCCGACCCGCTGAAAGCCGGAGGCCTGGAGACCCCCGCGGTGCCACCGCCACCCTTGAGCCGCTGCATCTCCATGCCGGTGGACATCTCCG GCATCCAGAGGGGTCCCCGTTCCGACTTCGACATGGCCTACGAGCGTGGCCGCATCTCGGTGTCACTGCAGGAGGACAGCACCGGCGCCTTGGCCGCCTTCTCCAGG TCCGTCTCGCACGAGCCCAAGGAGCGCAAGTCGGTGACGGTGGAGGAGCAACCGTCTGGTGTCTACCACTACAACTACTGCGAGGATGATTCGGCAGCCGGCGACTGTCCCTTCGGACCCTACCAGGGCCGCCAGACCAGCGCCATCTTCGAGGCTGCCAAGCGGGAGCTGGTCAAGCTCATGAAGGTGGAG GACCCTTCTCTCCTCAACAACCGTGTCTTGCTCCACCACGCCAAAGCCGGGACAGTCATTGCCCGACAAGGGGACCAG GACGTGAGCCTCCACTTcgtgctgtggggctgcttacACGTGTACCAGCGGATGATCGACAAGGCGGAGGACGTCTGCCTCTTCTTGACGCAGCCGGGCGAGATGGTGGGACAGTTGGCCGTCCTCACCGGCGAGCCCCTCATCTTCACCATCAAGGCCAACCGTGACTGCACCTTCCTCAAGATTTCCAAGTCGGACTTCTACGA GATCATGCGGGAGCAGCCCAGCGTGGTGCTGAGCGTCGCCCACACCGTGGCTGCCCGTATGTCACCCTTCGTGCGCCAGATGGACTTCGCCATCGACTGGATGGCCGTGGAGGCCGGCCGGGCGCTCTACAG GCAAGGTGACAAGTCAGACTGCACCTACATCGCGCTCAACGGGCGTCTCCGCTCCGTCATCCAGAAGGGCAGTGGCAAGAAGGAGCTCATCGGGGAGTACGGCCGCGGGGACCTCATCGGCGTG GTGGAAGCCCTCACCCGGCAGCCCCGTGCCACCACGGTCCACGCGGTCCGGGACACGGAGCTGGCCAAGTTGCCTGAGGGCACCTTGAACAATATCAAGCGCAGATACCCCCAG GTTGTCACCCGCCTCATCCACCTCCTGAGCCAGAAGATCTTGGGAAACCTTCAGCAGCTCCGCGGGCCTTTTGCAA GCTCCGGCTTGGGCATGGCCTCCAGCTCAGAGCCCACCAACCCCACCAGCAACCTGTCGACGGTGGCGGTGCTGCCGGTGTGCGATGACGTGCCCACGGCTGCCTTCACGCTGGAGCTCAAGCATGCGCTCAACGCCATCG GTCCCACGCTGCTCCTCACCAGCGACATCATCCGTGCCCGTCTCGGCTCCTCAGCGCTGGACAG CATCCAGGAGTACCGCCTGTCGGGGTGGCTGGCGCAGCAGGAGGACATCCACCGCATCGTCCTGTACCAAACCGACTGCACCCTGACGCCGTGGACCGTGCGCTGCATCCGTCAAGCCGACTGCATCCTCATCGTAGGGTTGGGCGACCAAGAGCCGGCACTGGGAGAG CTGGAGCAGATGCTGGAGAACACGGCGGTGCGTGCGCTGAAGCAGTTGGTCCTCCTACACCGCGAGGATGGTCCCAGCCCATCCCGCACCGTTGAGTGGCTCAACATGCGCAGCTGGTGCTCGGGCCACCTCCACATCAGGTGTCCCCGTCGCGTCTTCTCCCGCCGTAGTCCCACCAAACTG CGGGAGATGTATGAGAAGGTGTTTGAGAAGAGCGCCGACCGGCACAGCGACTTCTCCCGGTTGGCGCGGGTCCTCACCGGCAACACCATCGCCCTTGTCCTGGGTGGCGGCGGAGCCAG GGGTTGCTCCCACATCGGGGTGATCAAGGCGATGGAGGAGTCGGGGATCCCCATTGACATGGTGGGTGGCACCTCCATCGGCGCCTTCATCGGGGCGCTCTACGCCGAGGAGCGCAGCGCCGTCCGCACCAAGCAGCGGGCGCGCGAGTGGGCCAAG tgCATGAATTCAGTGTTCGAGACTGTCCTGGACCTCACCTACCCCATCACCTCCATGTTTTCGGGTTCAGCCTTCAACGCCAGCATCAACAAGGTTTTCCAGGACAAGCAGATTGAG GACCTGTGGCTGCCCTACTTCAACGTCACAACCGACATCACGGCCTCGGCCATGCGGGTGCACACGGATG ccgaCATCGCCCGCAACATGGGTGCCAAGACGGTGATCGCCATCGACGTGGGGAGCCAGGATGAGACAGACCTGTGCAACTATGGGGACAGCCTGTCTGGCTGGTGGCTCCTCTGGAAACGTCTCAATCCCTGGGCTGAAAAAGTCAAG GTGCCCGACATGGCAGAGATCCAGTCCCGCCTGGCCTACGTGTCGTGTGTGCGGCAGCTGGAGGTGGTAAAGTCCAGCTCGTACTGCGAGTACATCCGCCCCCCCATCGACTGCTTCAAGACCATGGATTTCGGCAAGTTCGACGAGATCTAC GATGTGGGGTACCAGCACGGCAAGGTGGTCTTCGATGGCTGGAGCCGGGGTGACATCATTGAGAAGATGGTGAAGGACCGGCGTTCGGCTGACTTCTATGAGAGCAAACGCATGGAC GTGCTCACATGCCCCAGCGCCGGCTTCACCGACCTGGCGGAGATCGTGTCCCGCATCGAGCCCGCCAAGCCATACTTGTCTGACGGATACGCGGACG AGGAGTCCGACTACCTCACCGAGTACGAGGACGAGGGGCTGGAGCCAGCGCAGGGCGAGGAGGATGCGTTCGCCCCTTCCGAGTGGGCCAGCGCCAGCACCTTGGATGCT gaggaggagaagagccTGCGGCACCGCCCGAGCCCAGCGCGGGACCCCTCCGCACCCCACCCCTGA